The following proteins are encoded in a genomic region of Neomicrococcus aestuarii:
- a CDS encoding LLM class flavin-dependent oxidoreductase — protein MQFGVFSVSDITQDPITGKYPSEQERVKAMVAIAKKVEEIGMDVFAIGEHHNRPFFSSSPTTTLAYIAAQTERIILSTATTLITTNDPVKIAEDFAMLQHLSDGRVDLVLGRGNTAPVYPWFGKNPQDSVELTVENYHLLRRLWDEDVVSWQGKYRTPLQSFTSTPRPLDDVAPFVWHGSIRTPQVAEIAAYYGDGFFANNIFWPKEHYQQLIGLYRERFEHYGHGRADQAFVGLGGQFFMRENSQDAVNEFRPYFDNAPVYGHGPSLEDFTSQTPLTVGSPQEVLEKTLTFQEYFGNYHRQLFLVDHAGLPLKTVLEQLDLFGDKVLPELRKELESRTPADHPAPPTHANRVAAKEAQAASSSSENSETKE, from the coding sequence ATGCAGTTTGGCGTATTTAGCGTTTCAGATATCACTCAGGACCCCATCACCGGGAAGTACCCTAGCGAGCAAGAGCGCGTCAAGGCGATGGTCGCTATCGCTAAGAAGGTCGAAGAAATCGGTATGGACGTCTTCGCCATTGGCGAGCACCACAACCGCCCATTCTTCTCCTCCTCCCCCACTACGACGCTCGCCTACATCGCGGCACAGACCGAGCGCATCATTCTGTCCACCGCCACCACCTTGATCACCACGAATGATCCCGTGAAGATCGCTGAAGACTTTGCGATGCTCCAGCACCTCTCCGATGGTCGCGTGGACTTGGTTCTGGGCCGAGGAAACACGGCACCGGTGTACCCATGGTTCGGCAAGAACCCACAAGACAGCGTTGAGCTCACGGTGGAGAACTATCACTTGCTTCGCCGTCTCTGGGATGAAGATGTGGTCTCGTGGCAGGGTAAGTACCGCACCCCGTTGCAGAGCTTCACCTCTACCCCGCGCCCACTAGATGACGTAGCACCGTTCGTCTGGCACGGTTCCATCCGCACGCCTCAAGTGGCCGAAATCGCCGCCTACTACGGTGACGGCTTCTTCGCCAACAACATCTTCTGGCCAAAAGAGCACTACCAGCAGCTCATTGGCCTGTACCGTGAACGCTTCGAGCACTACGGTCACGGTCGGGCAGACCAGGCATTCGTGGGCTTGGGCGGACAGTTCTTCATGCGTGAGAACTCGCAAGACGCCGTCAACGAGTTCCGCCCATACTTCGACAACGCTCCCGTGTACGGCCACGGACCGTCCCTCGAAGACTTCACGTCGCAGACCCCACTGACCGTGGGCAGCCCGCAAGAAGTCCTCGAGAAGACCCTCACCTTCCAGGAGTACTTCGGCAATTACCACCGCCAGCTCTTCTTGGTTGATCACGCCGGCCTGCCGTTGAAGACCGTCTTGGAACAGCTGGATCTCTTCGGAGACAAGGTGCTTCCAGAGTTGCGCAAGGAACTGGAATCTCGCACCCCAGCGGATCACCCGGCTCCCCCAACCCACGCCAACCGGGTAGCTGCCAAGGAAGCCCAAGCTGCGTCGTCGTCATCCGAAAATTCTGAAACCAAGGAGTAA
- a CDS encoding transglutaminase-like domain-containing protein, which translates to MKRTVSAHLIATAQPDTKLVYAIAPVKDPGYDSFEEELIATIDGKPLEVTEVADFHGGRFHVVETEEGGVIQIDYAATIVGQANVPVVEEADLIRYIRPSRYCESDTLFSTSIANFGQMTGKELFNAARNWVNQELAYVSGSSRATDSAVNTLLARRGVCRDYSHLLISMLRARNVPARMVAVYAPQLDPMDFHAVVEAYIDGEWRVADATGLAPRQGFVRIATGEDATDTAFLSTVRGSIIFNRMRVTAEIDEELTDPSLEELVVLR; encoded by the coding sequence ATGAAGCGCACCGTTTCCGCTCATTTGATCGCCACCGCGCAGCCAGATACCAAACTGGTCTACGCGATCGCCCCGGTCAAGGATCCCGGGTATGACTCCTTCGAGGAGGAGCTGATTGCAACCATCGATGGCAAACCTCTGGAAGTTACCGAGGTCGCTGATTTCCATGGCGGACGTTTCCATGTGGTGGAAACTGAAGAAGGTGGCGTGATTCAGATTGATTACGCTGCCACCATCGTGGGCCAAGCGAACGTGCCCGTGGTGGAGGAAGCGGACTTGATCCGTTACATCCGCCCGTCGCGCTATTGCGAATCGGACACCTTGTTCTCCACGTCTATCGCTAACTTCGGCCAGATGACCGGCAAGGAACTCTTCAACGCTGCGCGCAACTGGGTGAACCAGGAACTTGCCTACGTGTCGGGCTCTTCGCGCGCTACGGACAGCGCCGTCAACACGTTGCTCGCGCGCCGCGGCGTGTGCCGAGATTACTCGCACCTGCTGATTTCGATGCTGCGCGCCAGGAACGTGCCGGCTCGTATGGTGGCCGTTTACGCGCCGCAGTTGGATCCCATGGACTTCCATGCCGTGGTGGAAGCGTACATTGACGGTGAATGGCGCGTGGCAGATGCCACCGGGCTTGCACCTCGTCAAGGTTTCGTGCGCATCGCCACCGGCGAAGATGCCACCGATACCGCGTTCTTGAGCACGGTACGCGGATCCATCATCTTCAATAGGATGCGAGTCACCGCGGAGATCGACGAAGAGCTCACGGATCCCTCTCTCGAAGAACTGGTCGTCCTTCGCTAA
- a CDS encoding MarR family winged helix-turn-helix transcriptional regulator, producing the protein MSPEQQKSVRASAEAWEAIFRAQVKVMRELQRGRAFADLSMSEYDVLFNLTRCPDGTSRLTDLNEHLLMSQPSLSRTAERLEKRGLVTRQKDPSDSRAVLVSLTKEGRAKQAAVGREHVRHIHRLLQPLLTTEQLQEISRLNSIIADADLSHAEACTE; encoded by the coding sequence ATGAGCCCCGAACAGCAAAAGAGCGTACGGGCCAGCGCCGAAGCTTGGGAAGCTATTTTCCGCGCTCAGGTCAAGGTCATGCGCGAGCTACAGCGGGGGCGCGCATTTGCGGACTTATCCATGTCTGAATACGACGTCCTCTTCAACCTCACGCGCTGTCCCGATGGAACATCCCGCCTCACTGACCTCAATGAGCACCTGCTCATGAGCCAACCTAGCCTCTCCCGCACCGCGGAACGGCTAGAGAAGCGCGGTCTGGTGACTCGGCAGAAGGACCCTAGCGACTCGCGCGCCGTGTTGGTCTCCCTGACAAAGGAGGGACGCGCCAAGCAAGCGGCCGTAGGTCGCGAGCACGTACGGCACATTCACCGCCTATTGCAGCCCCTGCTCACCACCGAGCAGCTGCAAGAGATCAGCCGACTCAACTCGATCATTGCCGACGCTGACCTTAGCCACGCAGAAGCTTGTACCGAGTAA